Proteins from a genomic interval of Luteolibacter sp. Y139:
- a CDS encoding choice-of-anchor Q domain-containing protein: MTKSLRTLFATAALIAALLCQSRAADLTVTTLSDDLDAPAGATLSLREAIRDAVAGDTVKFAPALNGGTILLSRGTLTLSKNVTIDAMSLASGVVIDGNLTQRVFSTPSIVVMRGLHVTRGRNGIQNTGNLTMEDCTVSACVSSNSGAGILASGTVTLKQCSILSNRMEGGSGGGGISVSSGITKLINCTVADNEALTAGAVSFSSLTTVDLIHCTVLNNRSTSFPGGGVSVSGSGGTLRLQNSVISGNTTTSSGRIDLYVDGVNFQKSGQNFISCNNRVTTQFPAGTLVGTTAAPLDPLLGALAVNGGRTSSCLPLSGSKLLQAAVATADSPSIDQRGLPRVSGTAADLGSVEASASSFFPSDGTTNAAVAPVLEWSHQLSASQYQVYLGTAPGTLALQSTTSTGRMALPMLDVGATYYWRIDSIVSGSTIPGPLLSFVVRQPLVVTKAADELSSTFPEEGVSLREAITLANSNPGLDIIRFHPDLTGIPVTVTRGSLTISSDLIIEGDSLPGGASVVGACLRIGAPTELRALALMNGGASSFSGGAINITSTLTARNCTISGNRAGNGGGIYLQSGSCNLIHCTITGNTANLRGGGIYRSAGTLTLENSIIAGNRALEGSPDVRVTASLTYLGRNLIGDNSGSETMFPATSWVGTASSPLNAGLAPAGTYVAGKSQHCPPVPSSPSLAQALTLSTTPAADQLGRPRPLDGTAALGAVERDPALVFSVPAAGASEVALAPLLAWNASGQSFEIFIGTSSDSLTSVGTSTRGSFQLPTLTAGTSYYWRVDATISGVTTTGTVSSFTTRTAIVVTTLADENDLDPPSGAGLSLREALGIAAARPGPDRIVFAAALSGATISLSQATGLNVSSECEIDGSDLPGGLTLNLAGNRQLRIAVEGEATIRRLKFTGASTINLSGGALGCDGAATLSGCTFHGNSSAGGAALYNNGGRLVVENSIFTGNAATSNGGALYHTSGITRATNCTFTENRAAQGGAIYCAGTCELTHCTITNNLSQDAGGLYVGLSGTVLTNSIVAGNKTNNTNRRSDVFASSASYLTPQGANLIGVNTGAETLFPSGTLVGTASAPLDPKLLLLATESNPGAMTVPAYGSPALNHGMVLASLPAADQRGLPRIAGALPDLGAIEVSASDAFFYPANATTGVLPSETLRWNFEGGADSYLILIGAAGGPLTEIGSTSSDSFAVSLESSTSYQWQVIAVRGEVHIPSPVMAFTTRSRFTVTTLADEDDANPTDGSGLSLRECLHLAASNPGRDQISISPSILSGPLLLSKGALNLDSDVEIDGSIPDGRFVIDGNDQTRLLECDDWYASVSLSNLVLQKGYASNNGGGITNSAWMSLRRVELRNCSSGYEGGAIENDDGVVEMDSCSILANRAAMDGNAVYSFGIFRARNSTFAYNHSALSEGGTTSSSTIWAEDLEMTNCTVASNRGRRAAIDIFVRGDLTHTTVSGNQANNSAAGIEWSGPLYLRNCIVAGNHTGSPQVVASNWVWKNDDLLGDTAGLHVEGTNLIGNNYLLETVLPAGPLIGTPANPLDPRLLDLGDHGGATFTMPPGGASPARRASASLANPPSADQRGVQRTSGIAPDLGSADHSSLEAALFPVGNEAGVPVKPRLTWIFEPAATSYEVFLGTSPAAMTSIGTVTSPWIEPTGLLPLATYHWKVVANVSASAIHSSTQSFTTRDFIRVTSAGDSLSGGMSPLTLRQAVDEAELNPGYDEVRLGSGLPAEGITLAGATIELSGALAIRAEGRLFPIGGNSQSGVFYAWTGSNFRLENLAIHHGRRDSGGAGVTIARASGTLVGCELNANTAMTNIGWGGAVRIAGGDLTADSCLFQGNHADGYGGALHLEGHASLANCTFSGNSAKEGGAIQGSATIELDHCTLAYNQATDRGGCSNLDEWDQIRIANCLVAGNQVTGTTFATPGHDFYFTGAANSTRYPRQGVNFVGNNNSCAALFPAGPKVGTTSAPLNPGLAPLGNYGGMTRCHIPLPGSPVIDAATLLVTSPGSDQRKLPRPIGSAPDIGAVESFPVNSPLVDSDLDGMDDRLEVMWGFSVGPNEGSADADGDGVTNADELDSFTNPFDAADRLKILTSPFTTPPANGGAAVMGLTWTSFPGVHYTVEISSDLDFGAGDLREIDAGTATGFTRSSLVPLQPGRDFVRVRAD, encoded by the coding sequence GTGACCAAGTCCCTCCGCACGCTCTTTGCCACCGCTGCCCTGATCGCCGCCCTGCTCTGCCAAAGCCGGGCGGCCGATCTAACAGTGACCACCTTGTCCGACGATCTCGACGCACCCGCCGGTGCGACCCTTTCGCTCCGCGAGGCCATCCGGGATGCCGTCGCCGGTGACACGGTGAAGTTCGCTCCGGCACTGAACGGAGGCACCATCCTCCTTAGCCGGGGCACACTTACACTCTCGAAAAACGTGACCATAGACGCCATGTCGCTGGCATCAGGCGTAGTGATCGACGGCAATCTCACCCAGCGGGTGTTCTCGACTCCTTCGATCGTCGTGATGCGTGGCCTCCATGTGACGCGGGGTCGCAATGGCATTCAGAACACCGGCAATCTGACCATGGAGGATTGCACCGTCTCGGCATGTGTTTCATCAAACAGCGGCGCCGGAATCCTCGCTTCAGGGACGGTCACCTTGAAGCAATGCTCCATTCTTTCCAACCGGATGGAAGGCGGCAGCGGTGGCGGGGGGATCTCCGTCTCATCCGGAATTACTAAGCTTATCAACTGCACCGTCGCAGACAACGAAGCTTTGACAGCCGGCGCAGTCAGTTTCAGCTCTCTCACAACGGTCGACCTGATCCACTGCACGGTCCTGAACAACCGGTCAACGTCCTTCCCGGGAGGAGGAGTTTCGGTTTCCGGCAGTGGAGGAACCTTGCGCCTGCAGAACTCCGTCATCTCGGGCAACACAACCACTTCAAGTGGCCGCATCGACCTATACGTGGACGGCGTCAACTTTCAGAAGAGCGGCCAGAACTTCATCTCTTGCAATAACCGGGTTACCACTCAATTCCCCGCCGGCACACTGGTGGGAACGACGGCCGCCCCATTGGATCCTCTCCTTGGAGCCTTGGCGGTCAATGGTGGCCGGACAAGTTCTTGCCTCCCTCTATCAGGTTCGAAGCTGCTCCAGGCAGCGGTGGCGACAGCCGACAGCCCGTCCATCGATCAGCGCGGACTCCCGCGCGTCTCCGGCACCGCCGCCGACTTGGGCTCGGTGGAGGCATCCGCCAGCAGCTTCTTCCCCTCCGATGGCACCACAAATGCGGCGGTGGCACCGGTGCTTGAATGGTCGCACCAACTTTCCGCCTCCCAGTATCAGGTGTATCTCGGCACCGCCCCGGGGACGCTGGCGTTGCAGAGCACGACTTCAACCGGGCGGATGGCATTGCCCATGTTGGATGTCGGGGCGACCTACTACTGGCGGATCGATTCAATCGTTTCCGGCTCCACCATTCCAGGCCCCCTGTTGTCGTTCGTCGTCAGGCAACCGCTGGTTGTGACCAAGGCCGCGGACGAACTCTCGTCAACCTTCCCGGAAGAGGGAGTCTCCTTGCGAGAAGCGATCACCTTGGCCAATTCCAATCCGGGGCTTGATATCATCCGCTTCCACCCGGATCTGACAGGCATCCCCGTCACCGTCACCCGAGGGTCGCTGACAATCTCGTCGGATCTCATCATTGAAGGCGACTCGCTGCCAGGCGGCGCCAGTGTGGTGGGTGCATGCTTGCGAATTGGGGCACCGACGGAGTTGAGGGCACTCGCATTGATGAATGGCGGGGCATCTTCATTTTCCGGCGGAGCCATCAACATCACCAGCACCTTGACGGCGCGGAATTGCACCATTTCCGGAAACCGTGCGGGCAACGGCGGAGGAATCTATCTGCAGAGCGGTTCCTGCAACCTGATTCACTGCACCATCACCGGAAATACCGCGAACCTCCGCGGCGGTGGCATCTACCGGTCCGCCGGCACCTTGACTCTCGAAAACTCCATCATCGCCGGCAACCGCGCCTTGGAAGGATCGCCGGATGTCCGCGTCACGGCTTCCCTGACTTATCTGGGAAGGAACCTGATCGGCGACAATAGCGGTTCCGAAACCATGTTTCCGGCCACGTCATGGGTGGGAACCGCAAGCTCGCCCTTGAATGCCGGTCTGGCTCCTGCCGGCACCTATGTCGCAGGCAAATCCCAACACTGTCCGCCGGTTCCAAGCTCTCCTTCCCTCGCCCAGGCACTCACACTCTCCACCACCCCGGCCGCTGATCAATTGGGAAGACCACGTCCGCTCGATGGGACCGCCGCCCTGGGAGCAGTGGAGCGTGATCCGGCGCTTGTTTTCTCAGTCCCTGCGGCGGGAGCATCCGAAGTGGCTTTGGCTCCGTTGCTCGCTTGGAATGCATCCGGGCAGAGCTTTGAGATCTTCATCGGAACATCCTCTGACAGCCTGACTTCGGTGGGTACGTCAACCCGGGGCAGCTTCCAGCTTCCCACGCTGACAGCGGGCACCTCCTACTATTGGCGGGTGGATGCAACCATCTCCGGCGTCACCACGACGGGCACTGTCTCTTCGTTCACGACTCGCACGGCGATCGTGGTGACCACCCTTGCAGACGAGAATGATCTCGATCCGCCGTCAGGAGCCGGCCTCTCGCTCCGCGAAGCATTGGGAATCGCAGCCGCGCGTCCGGGCCCGGACCGGATCGTCTTCGCGGCAGCCCTCTCCGGTGCCACCATTTCGCTGTCGCAGGCGACCGGACTGAACGTTTCCTCTGAGTGTGAGATCGATGGGTCGGACCTGCCCGGCGGCCTCACCTTGAATCTTGCCGGCAACCGGCAACTCCGCATCGCAGTCGAAGGAGAAGCCACCATCCGGCGGCTCAAGTTCACGGGTGCATCAACCATCAACTTGTCCGGTGGTGCGCTGGGATGCGATGGAGCCGCCACGCTGTCTGGATGCACGTTCCATGGGAACTCCTCAGCGGGCGGTGCGGCGCTTTACAACAATGGCGGACGACTTGTCGTTGAGAACAGTATCTTCACCGGGAACGCCGCAACCTCCAATGGCGGGGCGCTTTATCACACCTCTGGCATCACCCGGGCCACCAATTGCACCTTCACTGAAAACCGGGCTGCCCAAGGAGGGGCCATTTACTGCGCCGGGACTTGCGAGCTTACACACTGCACCATCACCAACAATCTGTCGCAAGACGCCGGAGGATTGTATGTGGGCTTGTCCGGGACGGTCCTCACCAACTCGATTGTCGCTGGCAACAAGACCAACAATACCAACCGGCGGTCAGATGTCTTTGCCAGTTCCGCCTCCTATCTCACCCCGCAAGGCGCCAATCTCATCGGCGTCAATACCGGGGCGGAGACGCTCTTCCCGAGCGGGACGCTTGTCGGCACGGCTTCGGCTCCCCTCGACCCGAAGCTTCTGCTCTTGGCGACCGAGAGCAATCCGGGCGCAATGACCGTTCCCGCATACGGCAGCCCTGCCCTCAATCACGGGATGGTATTGGCATCCCTTCCAGCCGCTGACCAACGTGGCCTTCCCCGAATCGCTGGCGCGCTTCCCGATCTCGGTGCCATTGAGGTGTCCGCAAGCGATGCTTTCTTCTACCCGGCGAATGCGACCACGGGTGTCCTGCCGTCAGAAACCTTGCGATGGAATTTCGAAGGCGGAGCCGATTCCTATCTCATTCTCATCGGAGCTGCCGGCGGGCCTCTGACCGAAATCGGTTCGACTTCGTCGGACAGTTTTGCGGTGAGCTTGGAATCCAGCACTTCTTATCAGTGGCAAGTAATTGCCGTGCGAGGCGAAGTGCACATTCCCTCGCCGGTGATGGCCTTCACCACCCGTTCGCGCTTCACCGTCACCACCCTTGCGGATGAAGATGATGCCAATCCCACTGACGGCTCGGGGCTTTCCTTGCGGGAATGCTTGCATCTCGCCGCCTCGAATCCCGGCCGGGATCAGATTTCCATCAGTCCATCAATTCTTTCCGGTCCGCTCCTCCTGTCCAAGGGCGCTCTCAACTTGGACTCCGATGTCGAGATCGACGGTTCCATTCCGGATGGTCGGTTCGTGATCGATGGCAACGATCAGACTCGCCTGCTCGAATGTGACGATTGGTATGCCAGCGTCTCCCTTTCCAATCTCGTCCTTCAAAAGGGCTACGCATCGAACAACGGCGGAGGGATCACCAACTCCGCATGGATGTCGCTTCGCCGGGTGGAACTCCGCAATTGTTCCAGCGGCTATGAAGGTGGGGCCATCGAAAATGATGACGGCGTGGTGGAAATGGATTCTTGCAGCATCCTCGCCAATCGGGCGGCCATGGACGGGAATGCCGTTTATTCCTTCGGGATATTCCGCGCGCGGAATTCGACCTTTGCATACAATCACTCGGCCCTTTCCGAGGGCGGCACTACTTCTTCCTCTACGATCTGGGCGGAGGATCTGGAGATGACCAACTGCACCGTCGCCTCCAATCGGGGCCGCCGGGCTGCGATTGACATCTTCGTCCGTGGTGATCTGACCCATACGACCGTAAGCGGCAATCAAGCGAACAATTCAGCCGCCGGGATCGAATGGAGCGGTCCTCTCTATCTCAGGAACTGCATCGTGGCAGGCAACCATACGGGTTCCCCCCAAGTCGTCGCGAGCAATTGGGTTTGGAAAAACGATGATCTTCTGGGGGACACCGCCGGGTTGCATGTCGAAGGCACCAACTTGATCGGAAATAACTACCTGTTGGAAACCGTGCTTCCCGCAGGCCCACTTATTGGAACTCCTGCAAATCCGCTCGATCCACGGCTTCTTGATCTTGGCGACCATGGCGGAGCAACCTTCACGATGCCCCCCGGCGGCGCGTCACCAGCCCGGCGTGCCTCCGCGTCGCTCGCCAATCCTCCCTCGGCGGACCAGCGCGGCGTTCAGCGGACCAGCGGAATTGCACCCGATCTTGGCTCTGCAGACCATTCGTCGCTGGAGGCCGCTCTCTTCCCGGTCGGCAATGAAGCCGGTGTCCCGGTGAAACCCCGCCTCACCTGGATCTTCGAGCCCGCGGCGACTTCCTACGAAGTCTTCCTCGGCACCTCACCTGCCGCGATGACGTCGATCGGCACTGTGACGTCGCCGTGGATCGAACCGACTGGCCTGTTGCCCCTCGCCACTTACCATTGGAAGGTGGTCGCGAATGTTTCCGCCTCCGCGATTCACTCATCCACCCAGTCGTTCACTACTCGCGATTTCATCCGCGTCACGAGTGCCGGCGATAGCTTGTCGGGAGGGATGTCTCCTCTGACGCTTCGCCAAGCAGTGGATGAAGCAGAGCTAAATCCGGGTTACGATGAAGTCCGTTTGGGCTCCGGCCTTCCGGCGGAAGGCATCACCTTGGCGGGTGCCACGATCGAACTTTCCGGAGCTCTCGCCATCCGCGCGGAAGGCCGCCTCTTTCCGATTGGAGGCAACTCCCAATCCGGAGTCTTTTATGCGTGGACCGGCTCGAACTTCCGGCTTGAGAATCTGGCCATCCATCACGGACGCCGGGACTCGGGAGGGGCAGGCGTGACCATCGCCCGTGCCTCGGGCACACTCGTGGGTTGCGAGTTGAACGCGAATACAGCCATGACCAACATTGGCTGGGGAGGGGCCGTCCGCATCGCTGGAGGCGATCTCACTGCGGACTCGTGTCTGTTCCAAGGCAACCACGCCGACGGCTACGGTGGAGCCCTCCATTTGGAGGGTCATGCCAGCTTGGCCAACTGCACGTTCTCTGGAAATTCAGCAAAGGAAGGGGGTGCCATCCAAGGATCGGCCACCATCGAATTGGATCACTGCACCTTGGCCTACAATCAGGCCACCGACCGGGGCGGTTGCAGCAATCTGGATGAATGGGATCAAATCAGGATCGCCAACTGCCTTGTTGCCGGAAACCAGGTGACCGGAACCACCTTCGCGACCCCGGGCCACGATTTCTACTTCACCGGTGCCGCCAATTCGACCCGCTATCCGCGGCAGGGAGTCAACTTCGTGGGAAATAACAATTCCTGCGCCGCTCTGTTCCCCGCGGGCCCGAAGGTCGGCACTACCTCTGCGCCCTTGAACCCGGGCCTGGCACCGCTCGGCAATTACGGCGGCATGACCCGCTGCCACATTCCGCTGCCGGGGTCACCTGTCATCGATGCCGCTACCCTGCTCGTCACTTCACCGGGCTCGGACCAGCGGAAACTCCCCCGGCCCATCGGCTCCGCACCAGACATCGGAGCCGTCGAGAGTTTCCCCGTGAACTCGCCTCTCGTCGACAGCGACCTCGATGGCATGGACGATCGCTTGGAAGTGATGTGGGGCTTCTCGGTCGGACCGAACGAAGGATCGGCGGACGCCGATGGCGACGGAGTCACCAACGCTGACGAACTCGACAGCTTCACCAATCCCTTCGATGCGGCAGACCGCCTCAAGATTCTCACCTCACCGTTCACTACTCCTCCAGCAAATGGCGGTGCCGCGGTCATGGGTCTGACTTGGACCAGTTTCCCCGGCGTCCATTACACCGTGGAAATCAGCAGCGACCTGGACTTCGGCGCGGGAGATCTTCGCGAAATCGATGCCGGCACTGCCACAGGATTCACTCGGAGCTCTTTGGTTCCCCTGCAGCCCGGCCGCGATTTCGTGCGGGTGCGGGCGGATTGA
- a CDS encoding ParA family protein — protein sequence MKVVAVANQKGGVGKTTTALNLSAALALRGQRVLLIDLDPQANTTSGLGIECDGEGTVYPALLGQANVRDKIIPTGRDNLSLIPSHMDLAGVEIELARGDDHLTRLRIHLQGLKPNDLFDVCILDTPPSLGVLMTSALAAADEILIPLQCEWFGLEGLAKIVHVIDQIRDSGANTELKLEGIVMTMFDGRTNLAKQVVDEVGNYFPEALYRTVIPRTIRLGEAPSYAKTIFEHDPTGIGANAYMGLADEFLTRHAAVGPVLA from the coding sequence ATGAAAGTCGTTGCTGTCGCCAATCAAAAAGGAGGCGTGGGGAAAACCACCACCGCGCTCAACCTTTCCGCTGCCCTCGCCCTGCGCGGGCAACGCGTGCTATTGATCGACCTCGACCCGCAGGCGAACACCACCAGCGGTCTCGGCATCGAGTGCGATGGCGAAGGCACCGTCTATCCCGCCCTGCTCGGTCAGGCGAATGTCCGCGACAAGATCATCCCCACCGGCCGCGACAATCTCTCGCTGATCCCGTCCCACATGGATCTCGCCGGCGTGGAAATCGAACTCGCCCGCGGCGATGACCACCTCACCCGCCTGCGCATCCACCTTCAGGGACTCAAGCCGAACGACCTGTTCGACGTCTGCATTCTCGATACACCGCCGTCGCTTGGCGTGCTGATGACCTCCGCCCTAGCCGCGGCGGATGAAATCCTCATCCCGCTCCAGTGCGAGTGGTTCGGCCTCGAAGGCTTGGCTAAAATCGTCCACGTCATCGATCAGATCCGCGATTCTGGCGCGAACACGGAGCTGAAGCTGGAAGGCATCGTCATGACGATGTTCGACGGCCGCACCAACCTGGCGAAACAGGTTGTCGATGAAGTCGGCAACTACTTCCCGGAAGCGCTTTACCGCACGGTGATCCCGCGGACCATCCGCCTGGGTGAGGCGCCGAGTTACGCGAAGACCATCTTCGAACACGATCCGACCGGTATCGGTGCCAATGCCTACATGGGCCTTGCCGACGAATTCCTGACCCGCCACGCCGCGGTCGGGCCGGTGTTGGCCTGA